One window of the Gammaproteobacteria bacterium genome contains the following:
- a CDS encoding MMPL family transporter produces MIKTFAEGLVRFRWWVILATLLSVAGSGYGMRYLQFSNDYRDYFSKDNPQLAAFEALQNTYTKSDNVLFVVAPKDGKIFTRETLADIEWLTKQAWQLPYSSRVDSITNFQHTHASGDDLIVENLVKDAASLSGTALERIKDVALHEPLLLNRVINATANVTSVSVTIILPGKALSEVPEVTAAAQKLMEQVKARNPQLDVYLTGEVPMNNAFSEYAQKDLETLVPIMYGVIILVTLLALRGSVAGTFGTVLLIVFSTVTAMGLTGWLGIKLTAPSVSAPTVILTLAVANSIHLLLVIVQSIRAGHDKRAAVVESLQINMYPVTITCLTDVIGFSVMNFSDVPPIQDLGNIVALGVAATWLYSILFLPAVMAVLPLRIKPAVTHSVFNMDRFADFVIRRRKILLWGASLITLALFACIPKNELNDQYVNYFDRSVDFRRASDFTVAAFGGFNPIDYSLSAGQSGGISNPAYLQKLEQFAEWLRSQPDVNHVDTLTDVMKRLNKNMHGDDPAWYRLPDSRELAAQYLLLYELSLPFGLDLNNQINVDKSATRLTATLKGLPSTKEIMAFEQRTEQWLRENAPPTMRAEATGSSIMFAYLGDRNIRSMLKGNIISLLLISLVVIAVLRSLKIGLISLIPNLVPAGLAFGVWGIMVGQVGLSLSVVTTMTYGIVVDDTIHFLSKYLHGRRKKGMTAEDAVRYAFSTVGMATWLTSLILVAGFSVLVFSAFELNSSMGLLTAITIAFAALCDLFLLPPLLLKLEGKKYEKSILAKRDSVPVPSEPLG; encoded by the coding sequence GCTTAGCGTAGCCGGCAGTGGCTACGGTATGCGTTATTTGCAGTTCAGCAATGACTACCGGGATTATTTCAGCAAGGACAATCCTCAATTGGCCGCCTTTGAGGCTTTGCAAAACACCTATACTAAAAGTGATAACGTGTTGTTTGTGGTTGCCCCCAAGGACGGCAAGATATTTACCCGCGAAACACTCGCCGACATCGAATGGCTTACCAAACAGGCCTGGCAGCTTCCTTATTCGAGCCGGGTGGACTCCATCACCAACTTCCAGCATACGCATGCCTCCGGCGATGATTTGATTGTAGAAAATCTCGTTAAAGATGCTGCTTCGTTGAGCGGCACAGCGCTGGAGCGCATTAAAGACGTCGCCCTGCACGAACCCTTGTTGTTGAATAGGGTGATTAATGCAACCGCTAATGTCACGAGTGTCAGCGTGACGATTATCTTGCCGGGCAAGGCGCTTTCCGAAGTGCCGGAGGTAACGGCGGCCGCGCAAAAATTAATGGAGCAGGTCAAGGCGCGTAACCCACAGTTGGATGTTTATCTCACCGGTGAGGTGCCGATGAACAACGCCTTTTCCGAATATGCGCAAAAAGATCTGGAAACGCTGGTGCCCATCATGTACGGCGTGATCATACTGGTAACGCTCCTCGCACTGCGCGGATCGGTTGCCGGTACCTTTGGCACCGTACTTCTCATCGTTTTTTCCACGGTAACCGCGATGGGTCTGACCGGCTGGTTGGGGATCAAGCTGACCGCGCCTTCGGTCTCGGCCCCCACTGTGATTTTGACGCTGGCGGTGGCCAACAGTATCCACTTACTGTTGGTGATCGTGCAGAGTATACGCGCGGGACATGATAAGCGCGCCGCCGTTGTTGAAAGCCTGCAAATCAACATGTATCCGGTCACCATCACCTGTCTGACAGATGTGATCGGCTTTTCCGTGATGAATTTCAGCGATGTGCCGCCGATTCAGGATTTGGGGAATATTGTCGCGCTCGGTGTGGCCGCCACGTGGCTGTATTCGATCTTGTTCTTACCGGCGGTAATGGCAGTATTGCCGCTACGCATCAAACCTGCGGTGACCCACAGTGTCTTTAACATGGATCGCTTCGCCGATTTTGTGATCCGGCGCCGTAAGATTCTGCTATGGGGCGCCAGCCTGATTACCCTTGCGCTGTTCGCCTGTATTCCCAAAAACGAGCTGAACGACCAGTATGTGAACTATTTTGATCGCAGTGTTGATTTCCGGCGCGCGAGCGATTTTACCGTGGCCGCCTTTGGCGGTTTTAATCCCATAGACTATTCTCTGTCGGCGGGGCAGAGCGGCGGCATCAGTAACCCGGCCTACTTGCAAAAACTGGAACAATTCGCAGAATGGCTGCGCAGTCAGCCTGATGTGAATCACGTCGACACCCTCACTGACGTGATGAAGCGTTTGAATAAAAACATGCATGGCGACGACCCGGCATGGTACCGCCTTCCCGATAGCCGGGAATTGGCTGCGCAATATCTATTGCTCTATGAGCTTTCTCTCCCCTTCGGTCTGGACCTTAATAATCAAATCAACGTGGACAAATCCGCAACACGGCTTACGGCCACGCTGAAAGGCCTGCCCAGCACCAAGGAGATTATGGCCTTCGAGCAACGCACCGAGCAGTGGCTGCGCGAAAACGCGCCGCCAACGATGCGCGCCGAGGCGACCGGGTCCAGTATCATGTTTGCCTACTTGGGCGACAGAAACATTCGCAGTATGCTGAAAGGCAACATCATCTCCCTGCTGCTGATCTCACTGGTGGTTATCGCCGTGCTGCGCAGTCTCAAGATCGGCCTCATCAGTCTGATCCCCAACCTTGTGCCCGCGGGCCTCGCCTTCGGTGTGTGGGGCATCATGGTGGGTCAGGTGGGGCTGTCCTTGTCGGTGGTCACCACCATGACATATGGCATCGTGGTGGATGACACCATCCATTTTTTGAGTAAATATCTGCATGGGCGGCGCAAAAAGGGTATGACCGCCGAGGATGCGGTGCGTTATGCCTTCTCCACGGTCGGTATGGCCACTTGGCTGACCTCGCTGATACTGGTCGCAGGATTTTCCGTGCTGGTGTTTTCGGCGTTTGAACTCAACTCCAGCATGGGGCTGCTCACCGCCATCACTATTGCTTTTGCCGCTTTGTGCGACCTGTTTTTACTGCCACCGTTACTGTTGAAACTGGAAGGGAAAAAATATGAAAAGAGCATTTTGGCTAAGCGTGATTCTGTGCCTGTTCCCTCTGAGCCTCTGGGCTGA
- a CDS encoding outer membrane lipoprotein-sorting protein, with product MKRAFWLSVILCLFPLSLWAETANEKGLAIAQEADRRDQGWGDSTSDMLMILRNKQGEESTRVIRNQSLEVQSDGDKALAVFDDPADVKGTVQLTYSHKQGPDDQWLYLPALKRVKRIAADDKSGSFMGSEFAFEDISSQEVEKYTYKYLRDEILNGQDCFVIERYPVAEYSGYKRQVVWLDKAEYRVQKVDYYDRKDSLLKTLTFMGYVKYLDKYWRPAEMFMENHQTGKSTLLKWSNYKFRVGLTDADFTQESLKRTR from the coding sequence ATGAAAAGAGCATTTTGGCTAAGCGTGATTCTGTGCCTGTTCCCTCTGAGCCTCTGGGCTGAAACCGCGAATGAAAAAGGGCTCGCCATAGCCCAAGAGGCCGACCGGCGTGACCAGGGCTGGGGAGATTCCACCTCCGACATGCTCATGATCCTGCGCAATAAACAAGGCGAGGAGAGCACGCGGGTGATCCGTAATCAAAGCCTTGAGGTGCAAAGCGACGGCGACAAGGCCCTGGCCGTATTCGATGACCCGGCCGATGTCAAAGGCACGGTACAACTCACTTACAGTCACAAACAAGGGCCTGACGACCAATGGCTCTATCTACCGGCCTTGAAGAGAGTCAAGCGGATCGCCGCCGATGACAAGTCCGGTTCCTTCATGGGCAGCGAATTCGCCTTCGAAGACATCTCCTCGCAGGAGGTGGAAAAGTACACCTATAAATACCTGCGCGACGAGATACTGAACGGCCAGGACTGCTTTGTCATCGAGCGCTATCCGGTCGCGGAATACTCCGGTTACAAGCGGCAGGTGGTCTGGCTCGACAAGGCCGAATACCGGGTGCAAAAAGTTGACTACTATGACCGTAAAGATAGTCTATTAAAAACATTGACTTTCATGGGATATGTGAAGTATCTTGATAAGTATTGGCGGCCGGCCGAGATGTTTATGGAGAATCACCAGACCGGCAAGAGCACGCTATTGAAGTGGAGTAACTACAAGTTTCGGGTAGGTTTGACGGATGCCGATTTCACCCAAGAGAGCCTAAAGCGCACACGGTGA